Proteins encoded within one genomic window of Haladaptatus sp. QDMS2:
- a CDS encoding HEAT repeat domain-containing protein, which translates to MSNGDEEPETPAEDAPAVTPESFEERLAEVEESLDEAETESDLDEIEARLDALETDLGAAELPEPEDDDEDDPREELESKLSDLRDALEDARGPYAEDVVSEIEAAKTKIEEGEWTEKGDDEVVTAAGSYADRMGEILDASFVVASDSHYDVLNTLDEIAEAVEAANLDADEDEETIAALVEATEEFKQDLEDAQEWDDLTVVEKLDAQGFYDVLTPKNRKDYPPELNAVRIYEKENNPEMILLALDMLESNFMQEHCIEALGRMGSPEAYDAMIGPAQKRKKPQIEVLGKIGNPDALETLLEYVEADNDPQLQKVTMKALGEIGDEEATQVIANNLVAENEGVRSQAARALGLLGDTRAVEPLGDVLDDDESDTVRASAAWALNQIGTKAALEEAARYDEDASYILQVEAEKASAALKQTTEPAA; encoded by the coding sequence ATGAGCAACGGGGACGAGGAACCCGAGACCCCCGCGGAGGACGCACCCGCAGTAACACCCGAGTCGTTCGAAGAACGCCTGGCTGAGGTCGAAGAGTCCTTAGACGAGGCGGAAACCGAGTCTGACCTCGACGAAATCGAGGCGCGACTCGACGCTCTCGAGACGGACCTCGGAGCGGCCGAACTCCCAGAACCGGAGGACGACGACGAGGACGACCCCCGCGAGGAACTGGAATCGAAACTGAGCGACCTGCGAGACGCACTCGAAGACGCTCGTGGCCCGTACGCCGAGGACGTCGTGAGTGAAATCGAGGCCGCGAAAACCAAAATCGAGGAAGGCGAGTGGACCGAGAAAGGCGACGACGAAGTCGTCACGGCCGCCGGGTCCTACGCCGACCGGATGGGCGAGATTCTCGATGCCTCGTTCGTCGTCGCGAGCGATTCGCACTACGACGTGCTCAACACGCTCGACGAAATCGCAGAAGCCGTCGAAGCCGCGAATCTCGACGCAGACGAGGACGAAGAGACCATCGCGGCACTCGTCGAAGCCACCGAAGAGTTCAAACAGGACCTGGAGGACGCCCAGGAGTGGGACGACCTCACTGTCGTCGAAAAGCTCGACGCACAGGGCTTCTACGACGTGCTGACGCCGAAGAATCGCAAGGACTACCCACCGGAACTCAACGCGGTTCGCATCTACGAAAAGGAGAACAACCCGGAGATGATTCTCCTCGCACTCGACATGCTCGAGTCGAACTTCATGCAGGAACACTGCATCGAAGCCCTCGGCCGCATGGGGTCGCCTGAGGCCTACGACGCGATGATCGGTCCGGCCCAGAAGCGCAAGAAGCCACAGATCGAAGTGCTCGGCAAAATCGGCAACCCGGACGCACTGGAGACGCTGCTCGAATACGTCGAAGCCGACAACGACCCACAACTCCAGAAGGTCACGATGAAGGCACTCGGCGAAATCGGTGACGAAGAGGCCACGCAGGTCATCGCTAACAACCTCGTCGCGGAGAACGAAGGCGTTCGCAGCCAGGCGGCGCGCGCACTCGGCCTCCTCGGCGACACCCGCGCCGTCGAACCGCTCGGCGACGTGCTCGACGACGACGAGTCCGACACCGTCCGCGCGAGCGCCGCGTGGGCACTCAACCAGATTGGGACGAAGGCGGCCCTCGAAGAGGCTGCCCGCTACGACGAAGACGCGTCCTACATCCTGCAGGTCGAAGCCGAGAAGGCGTCTGCTGCGCTCAAACAGACGACCGAACCGGCGGCCTGA
- a CDS encoding phosphatidylserine/phosphatidylglycerophosphate/cardiolipin synthase family protein encodes MYPNPLTADDAGEYVVIEFPTAKTGNWTLSDGETTVSLSRVNLAGPCALTAELGVTANRTEYPVATLPTALELSNGGETLTLRHKRNVLDTVTYENAPPSERWERTDVGWTWEPLGATNRPVVSVGPVPVTTFLLPDAPNATLDAIQTADSRILLAGYTFSSSRVADALVAANDSGIAVRILLDCDPVGGMTTQQAATLDRLTAAGISVKLVGGPRARYSFHHAKYAVVDDRAIVLTENWKPAGVGGNASRGWGVVVANATLADELAATFRADAEWRDTTAWERARSTREFVSIPPANGSYPRRFRPQSLSAESVELLVTPDNAEPRLVEHLDAAEESILVEQVTIGGRDHALLEATLRAAHRGVSVRILLSGAWYAREENEALATALNDRARREGLPLEVRVAEPRGRFEKIHAKGIIVDGDTVVLGSLNWNDHALRENREVVVVLHGDAIGDYFTSVFDADCRGGSWWVSMGVLGAVALSALAAGVVGKKVRFVVSRG; translated from the coding sequence GTGTACCCAAATCCGCTCACGGCAGACGACGCGGGCGAGTACGTCGTCATCGAGTTTCCGACAGCCAAAACAGGCAACTGGACGCTATCGGATGGAGAGACGACCGTCTCGCTGTCGCGTGTGAATTTGGCGGGACCTTGCGCCCTGACCGCCGAACTAGGGGTAACCGCAAATCGAACCGAGTATCCAGTCGCCACACTCCCGACTGCGCTCGAACTGTCGAACGGCGGGGAGACGCTAACGCTCCGGCACAAGAGAAACGTCTTGGATACCGTCACGTACGAGAACGCACCGCCGAGCGAACGGTGGGAGCGGACGGACGTAGGATGGACGTGGGAACCCCTCGGTGCAACGAACCGCCCGGTCGTTTCGGTTGGACCTGTTCCCGTCACGACGTTCCTCCTCCCGGACGCACCAAATGCGACGCTCGACGCAATCCAGACTGCAGACAGTCGCATCCTCCTCGCGGGTTACACCTTCTCTTCGTCGCGGGTGGCAGACGCCCTCGTCGCTGCCAACGACAGTGGCATCGCTGTTCGAATACTGCTCGACTGCGACCCCGTCGGCGGGATGACGACTCAGCAGGCGGCGACGCTCGACCGACTCACAGCCGCAGGTATCTCCGTCAAACTCGTCGGTGGCCCGCGTGCTCGCTATTCGTTTCACCACGCCAAGTACGCCGTCGTGGACGACCGTGCTATCGTCCTCACAGAGAATTGGAAGCCGGCGGGAGTCGGCGGTAACGCGAGTCGTGGCTGGGGAGTCGTCGTGGCGAACGCCACGCTCGCAGACGAACTCGCGGCCACCTTCCGGGCGGATGCGGAGTGGCGCGATACAACGGCGTGGGAGCGGGCACGCTCCACTCGCGAGTTCGTTTCAATCCCGCCGGCCAACGGGTCGTATCCGCGTCGCTTCCGCCCGCAATCCCTCAGCGCCGAGTCCGTCGAACTGCTCGTCACCCCGGACAACGCCGAACCCCGACTCGTCGAGCACCTCGATGCGGCAGAGGAATCGATTCTGGTAGAGCAGGTCACGATTGGCGGTCGTGACCACGCGCTGTTGGAAGCTACCCTTCGGGCAGCGCATCGCGGCGTCTCGGTACGAATTCTCCTCAGCGGCGCGTGGTACGCCCGCGAGGAAAACGAGGCACTTGCCACCGCACTGAACGACCGGGCGCGTAGGGAAGGACTTCCGCTCGAAGTTCGCGTAGCAGAGCCACGCGGCAGATTCGAGAAGATTCACGCGAAGGGCATCATCGTGGACGGCGACACAGTCGTCCTCGGCAGTCTGAATTGGAACGACCACGCGCTCAGAGAGAATCGAGAGGTGGTAGTCGTTTTGCACGGCGACGCCATCGGCGACTATTTCACGAGCGTTTTCGACGCAGATTGTCGCGGCGGGTCGTGGTGGGTGTCGATGGGCGTGCTCGGCGCGGTTGCACTGTCGGCACTCGCGGCGGGAGTAGTTGGAAAGAAAGTTCGTTTCGTGGTCAGTCGTGGGTGA